The Brevundimonas sp. SORGH_AS_0993 genome segment AGCCCCTTCAAGTTCGCGCTGGATCCGGTCGGTCAGGGCGACCACCCTGCGCACTGTCGCCGCAGGCGCCAGTGCGCAGGCTTCAGCCATCCGCCGCCAGTGCCGCGCCTGGATGTGGCGGCCCCGGACCTGGCCGCCCACGGCCTGGGCGTGGTTTTGCGTAATGCCGTCCCAGGACAGGCCTGACATCAGATCATAGAGGGGCGCCAGTCGCGGCGCGTCCGACGACAGAAGGATCGAATAGTTCTTGGCGTGGGAATCGACGTTGCCGACGGCGATGTTGAAGATCACGGCGTCCAGAAGCCGGGTGATGTCCACCGCAGTCATATGGTCTCTGACCAGGGTGAACATGGCAGCGAGCGACACGCCCGGAACACCGACCTGGCTGCGTTCGTATTTGGCGCCAGGCGGCAGTCCGAGAGCCTGGCAGAAATCTTCCTGATGCAGGCGAACGGTCTGTCCGTCTTGGCGCTGCCGATCATAGCGCTCGACGAGGAGATAGCTCCGCTGGCCGGCCCGACCGGTGGTGACCGGGGCGACTTGCAGGCGGCAACGATCGGCCAGCACCATGCAGAGCGCCTCACTCTGGACGCTGCCGGGAAGGCGCGGATTGTCCGGCTTGAGGATGTGGGTCGAGGGCGCGCCGTTCATCGGCACGGCGAGGGCGTCGCTGATGCGCGCCACGGGGAGCTTGTCCTGGGCGCCGGCCAGACTCATGGTCACGCCCTCCTCGCCGGCGAGGAAGGGTTTGCGCGGCAGGTCGGTGATGATCCGCTCCAGATCGGCCTCGCTCTCGATCCGACGATAGTCACCCGGGGCGACGCGCGGTCCGCCGACACGCAGGGCGCCCGCCAGATCCCCCCCGGTCGCCGAGATCAGGCCGAGGATGTCCTCCTGGGCGACGCCGAGCGCGCGCTGCATGGCGCGCATGGGCTCGCCTTCGGGCAGGAGGTTCATGACCCAGGGCATCGCGACCTCGGGCGGCCAGTCGGCGCGGTCGAGCGGCATGGAGAGCGAGGCCGGAAAGGCGTTCGCCGCCTCGCGCCAGGTATCCTGATAGGTCAAGGTCAGGCCTTGAGGCGTGGCGTCGATCTCGGCGATCGGGGTCTCGGCGTAATACAGCGTGGGCATCAGGCGCGCTTCGCCGTGTTTTCGAGCCGCAACCCGACGGCCTTGGCGGCAGCGAGCGCCTTGCCCAGCTGCGCCGTGGCCTTGCCGCCTTCCAGATCCACGATGAAACGCTCTCCTGTTCCGATCGCCAGGGCGAGATCGCGTTGGGTCAGCCTGAGCGCCTTGCGGGCTTCGGCGATTTGCAGGCCGAGATCGTGAGCGGTGGTGATCATGTGTTCTTCCCGATCGGTAAGATAGTTCGGGAATGTCGTGTATTCAAGGCATATCTTCCCGATCGGTAAGATCGGGTGTCTGTCCTGCACGATACTTTGAAAACATCCCGATCGGTAAGATTTCTGGCGGGTTCGCCCGGTCGACGTTCCGCTTTCCGGAGTGCAATCCGGAAGCGGGAGGGTGGCGATGGACCTGCAAAAGGCGTCTTGGCGATCAGGCCGGGGCTTGCCGGGACCTGGGTCCGCGATGCAGTTGCCGAGGCGGCGATCTCACCAGGACGTCGGCTTGGGTCGACGGTGTGATTGCCGTCGCTCGCAATGAGACTGTGGCGATCCTGCGAGAAACCAGGGTGGGCGGGCCTTTAAGGCAAGTCTTCGAAAGTCGCCTTGAAGCAAGTTCAGAAGGCGAACTGCAAGTCACGGCGAATCCATCTGAAGAGTTGAAATGACTTTCTCAAGAATTGCATCTAACCCGCTTATAAATAATCACGGCATGTGTTGATGGACTGTGGATATATTTGCTTGCGATGTGATGCATCGCGCTGAGACGCGTTGAACACAGGAAGCAAATCATGCGTGGGATACTTAGGAGCCGCCTTATCGGCGCGACGATTTCGTGCGGCCTGCTG includes the following:
- a CDS encoding type II toxin-antitoxin system HipA family toxin, whose product is MPTLYYAETPIAEIDATPQGLTLTYQDTWREAANAFPASLSMPLDRADWPPEVAMPWVMNLLPEGEPMRAMQRALGVAQEDILGLISATGGDLAGALRVGGPRVAPGDYRRIESEADLERIITDLPRKPFLAGEEGVTMSLAGAQDKLPVARISDALAVPMNGAPSTHILKPDNPRLPGSVQSEALCMVLADRCRLQVAPVTTGRAGQRSYLLVERYDRQRQDGQTVRLHQEDFCQALGLPPGAKYERSQVGVPGVSLAAMFTLVRDHMTAVDITRLLDAVIFNIAVGNVDSHAKNYSILLSSDAPRLAPLYDLMSGLSWDGITQNHAQAVGGQVRGRHIQARHWRRMAEACALAPAATVRRVVALTDRIQRELEGAVEAVRAMPAGPGAHLEGLAQDILARAALVGRNARRDDDAEEDEGPANRGEAFPSSL
- a CDS encoding helix-turn-helix domain-containing protein, with protein sequence MITTAHDLGLQIAEARKALRLTQRDLALAIGTGERFIVDLEGGKATAQLGKALAAAKAVGLRLENTAKRA